A single region of the Salvia splendens isolate huo1 chromosome 18, SspV2, whole genome shotgun sequence genome encodes:
- the LOC121776765 gene encoding uncharacterized protein LOC121776765, protein MEPLTTLDPDRYSNVLGLKFKGANISGNIWIFVEDGTDFDIVENLDQVLHGRVTSHRIAHPIYISAVYAKCTRMERHPLWDKMREISNCVNGTPWLIGGDFNTILSHEDRIGSETNRQNEMIDFAEAIEDCRLLDPGTDGAEFTWAKNGLFERLDRAFVSEAWSSTFEATRVTNLPRVSSDHGPILARCKMQDAKDYDRG, encoded by the coding sequence ATGGAGCCTCTTACCACCCTTGACCCGGACCGATACTCCAACGTGCTGGGGCTAAAGTTTAAGGGGGCAAACATATCTGGTAATATCTGGATTTTTGTTGAAGATGGGACTGACTTTGATATTGTAGAAAATTTGGATCAAGTCTTGCACGGCAGGGTAACCTCGCACCGCATTGCGCATCCTATATATATCTCGGCGGTTTACGCCAAGTGCACTAGAATGGAACGACACCCTCTGTGGGATAAAATGAGGGAGATCTCAAATTGTGTGAATGGCACGCCTTGGCTGATTGGAGGGGACTTTAACACGATCCTCTCCCATGAAGACAGGATCGGTAGTGAGACGAATAGGCAGAATGAGATGATTGACTTTGCTGAAGCCATTGAAGATTGTAGACTCCTTGACCCGGGGACTGATGGTGCGGAGTTCACATGGGCGAAGAATGGGCTGTTTGAAAGACTGGATAGGGCATTCGTTAGTGAAGCTTGGTCTAGCACGTTTGAGGCAACTCGGGTGACTAACCTCCCAAGAGTCTCCTCGGATCATGGGCCGATCTTAGCTAGATGCAAGATGCAAGATGCCAAGGACTACGATAGGGGGTAG